A region from the Arachis ipaensis cultivar K30076 chromosome B01, Araip1.1, whole genome shotgun sequence genome encodes:
- the LOC107632741 gene encoding LOW QUALITY PROTEIN: uncharacterized protein LOC107632741 (The sequence of the model RefSeq protein was modified relative to this genomic sequence to represent the inferred CDS: substituted 1 base at 1 genomic stop codon; added 34 bases not found in genome assembly): MPKQSAIRTRIVVMAGQEGPTITRTKRKSATQHGGSTLLDLLQALEDYLPVLLGLVNDGSHLQYKVXFVWVNQEDDAEVTPTIFHNMSNGWYEVLSVLHLMAMLLLLQANFLLLPRSSTDGYQLKVSEESRRASVDIFLKAAGYLDCAVKHVLPQLPAELRRNLPVDLAEGTLRALSLQALGQGVDIQLGMAI; encoded by the exons ATGCCTAAGCAAAGTGCTATTAGAACACGTATAGTTGTAATGGCTGGCCAAGAAGGCCCTACAATtacaagaacaaaaagaaaaagtgctaCTCAACATG GTGGTTCGACATTGCTTGATCTTCTGCAGGCTCTAGAAGATTATTTGCCGGTTCTTTTGGGGTTAGTCAATGATG GAAGCCATTTACAATATAAAGTATAATTTGTTTGGGTGAATCAAGAGGATGATGCTGAGGTAACTCCAACCATTTTTCATAATATGTCTAATGGTTGGTATGAAGTGTTGTCAGTTTTACATTTGATGGCAATGCTATTACTATTACAGGCTAATTTTTTACTGCTTCCAAGATCATCCACTGATGGTTATCAGCTTAAGGTATCTGAAG AAAGCAGACGAGCTTCTGTTGATATCTTCTTAAAGGCTGCTGGATATCTGGATTGTGCTGTCAAACATGTTCTTCCCCAGTTGCCGGCCGAACTCAG GAGGAATTTACCAGTAGACTTAGCAGAAGGAACGCTTCGAGCACTCTCTCTACAGGCATTAGG